The Motacilla alba alba isolate MOTALB_02 chromosome 14, Motacilla_alba_V1.0_pri, whole genome shotgun sequence genome includes a region encoding these proteins:
- the TNFRSF17 gene encoding tumor necrosis factor receptor superfamily member 17 has product MAQCPKNEYFDNLLLSCTPCHLRCSSAPPPSCESYCEKSTDSSGILWICLGIGLILIFTLFTLMVLFKWKHLKQLKEKLENTDSSVEPNNILKANTESSVNREEMRHTLPSETLMYSVEECTCSDCGLVKPQTGCETSFPLPATEERATVLVTTKSFDCYNYVLGVG; this is encoded by the exons ATGGCACAGTGCCCCAAAAATGAATACTTTGATAATTTGCTGCTCTCTTGTACTCCTTGTCACCTCCGGTGTTCCAGTGCACCACCGCCCTCCTGTGAAAGCTACTGTGAGAAGA GTACCGATTCAAGTGGAATTCTTTGGATTTGTTTGGGCATAGGGTTGATTTTAATATTCACTCTGTTTACCTTAATGGTCTTGTTTAAATGGAAGCACCTAaaacaactgaaagaaaaactggaaaacacag ACTCCTCTGTGGAGCCGAATAATATTCTCAAGGCTAATACTGAAAGCAGTGTGAATAGAGAAGAAATGAGACACACACTTCCAAGTGAAACATTAATGTATTCAGTGGAAGAATGCACTTGCAGTGACTGTGGCTTGGTGAAACCTCAGACTGGCTGTGAAACTTCATTTCCATTACCAGCTACTGAAGAACGAGCTACTGTTCTAGTTACCACCAAATCTTTTGATTGTTACAACTATGTTCTGGGTGTTGGATGA